The Mesomycoplasma hyopneumoniae J genome contains the following window.
CTGCTGTATGCGGTGCAAAAACTGAGAAAATAATTAAAAAATCTGTCAGATAATTTTTTGAAGGAATTTTTTGCTTTTTATTTAGAAAATTAATGTAAACCATTAATTTTGAAATTGCCACATTGAACTTAAAAGTTTCGATTAAATTTGTGATTTCGAAAACAAAATTATTGAAAAAATACGTAAATTCATAGTCTTTTTCAAGTTCGGGGTCAATTTTATAGTCAGCTAAAATTGTTCTTTGTACCCGTTGAATTCAGTTAAAAATTGAAACTACTCCATTTTCATCTCAAAGTCGAAGATCCCCAATCGGACCCATAAACATTAAAAAAATTCTAATTGTATCAGCGCCAAATTTGTCTATGATTTCCGTAGGATTTATCGTATTTCCTTTAGATTTCGACATTTTTTGACCATCAGAACCTAGTAACATTCCTTGATGAATTATTTTTTGAAAAGGTTCAGAATTTGGAACTATCCCCGCATCAAATAAAACCTTATGTCAAAAACGGGAATAAATTAAATGGCCAACCGCATGCTCCTGACCCCCTATATAAAGATCAACTGGCAGCCATTTTTTGAATTTATCATAGGCAATTTTTGAATCAAGCGGCAAATATTTATCTTTTTCTTTTAAAATAAAAGCTAGATAATACCATGAGCTTCCGCTTCATTGTGGCATTGTATTTGTTTCCCGGCGGTAGTATTTCCCATTTTTTTCAAAGAAAACTCAGTCTTTTATCGATGCAAGTGGGGACTGGCCATCACCAGAAGGCATAATTTTATCAGTATGTGGGAGCTCAACTATTTTCTCTTCAAGATAAATCTTTCCTTTTTCATCAAAATAAACCGGAAAAGGTTCTCCTCAGTATCTCTGACGGGAAAAAACTCAATCTTTTAGTCGAAAAATTGTAGTTTTTTGAACTAAATTCATTGAATTTAGCTTACTGAAAATAGAATTTGCTCCCTCTTTAATAGTCAAACCAGAAAATTCTGCAGAATTTATAAGTAAATTTTCTTGATTTATTACTTTAACATAATCAATTTGGAAAATTTGAGCAAATTCTAAATCAGCTAAATTATGGGCAGGAACCCCCATAATTGCAGAAGTTGCATAGTTATTTAGAACATAATTTGTAATATAAATCGGAATTTTACTTGAATTTAAAGGATGAACCGCATATAATCCAGTGAAAATTCCTGTCATTTTACTTTGTAATTTTGGACTTGAAAAGCTGTTTTGCTCAATAAATTGGCTGATTTTTTCCTTATTTTTAGCCAATTTTTGAGCAAAATTATGTAAAGGTGCAAGGGCTAGGAAACTTACTCCATAAAAAGTTTCGATTTTTGTTGTAAAAATTTCAAGAAATTCACCGGTTTTTTCAATTAAAAATTTAATTTTTCACCCTTTTGATTTACCGATTCATTTTTTTTGTAAAGTTTTTAAAGAATCAGGAAAATCAACTTGATCAAGTCCATCAAGTAATTTCTGTGCATATTCAGTGATTTTTAAAACTCACTGTTTCATTTTTTTTAAAATTACAGGAAAATTTCCTCTTTCACTGACAAGCGCACCATTTTTTTCCCTTTTTAATTCCTCATTTGCTAAAACAGTGCCTAATTCCGGGCATCAATTGACTTCAACTTCGCGAATCTCAGCTAAATTTGCCTTATATAATAGTTTAAAAATCCACTGAGTTTGGACATAAAATTCTGGATCAGAGGTGTTAATTTCCTTATCCCAATCATAAGAAAATCCAAAAGAAATTATTTGTTTTTTAAAATTTTCAATATTTCTTTTTGTAAATTCACCCGGATGATTACCTGTTTTTATCGCATATTGCTCTGCAGGCAAACCAAAAGCATCCCAACCCATCGGATGAAGCACGTCAAAACCATTTAAACGTTTAAATCTAGCAACAATATCAGAAGCCGTATAGCCAATCGGATGGCCTAGATGCAGACCAGAAGCCGAAGGATAGGGAAACATATCGAGAATATAGGCTTTTTTTCTAGATGTCTCGGTTGTTTTGAAAACCTTATTTTTATACCAGTAATCTTGTCACTTTTTTTCAATAGCTCGGTGATCTAACATGATAGTTACCTAAATTATAGCATAAATTTTTAAAATTAAAAGCCAAAAGTGACTTTTCTAAAAAGGAAAAATTAGAAATATTTAAAAAAGTACTAATTCCAAAAGCATTTTTTGAATATAAAAACCAAAAAATGCTTAAAAACAAAGATGTTTTGTGTTAAAATTTTCTTAAAAAATTTTAAAAAAGTAATCGGTTTTAATATGTTAATTGAAAAAGAATTTAAAAAATTCAAACTAGTTGCAAATTATAAACCAAGCGGTGATCAGCCAAAAGCAATAAAAAATTTAATCAACGGGATAAAATCCGGAAAAAAATCCCAAGTTTTGCTTGGAGTAACAGGATCTGGAAAAACCTTTACAATGGCGAATGTAATTGCCTATTTTAACAAACCAGTAATAATTTTATCACATAATAAAACTTTAGCCTCACAATTATATAGTGAATTTAAAGAGTTTTTCCCGGAAAACCGCGTTGAATTTTATATTTCCTACTTTGATTTTTACCGGCCAGAAGCTTATTTGCCAACAAAAGATGTCTATTTAGAAAAAACTAGTAAAACAAATTTTGACCTTGAAACTATGCGAATGTCAGCCCTAAACGCCTTGATGATGCGAAATGATACAATCGTTATTGCCTCAGTTGCTGCAATTTATGGGACCTTAAACCCGGATGAATATCAGGATAATTTCTTAGTTTTAGAGGTAGATCAGGAAATAAAACCAAATGAATTAGCCCTAAAACTTGCCAGAATCAAGTATGAAAATAATCAAATTGAGCAAAAACCGGGAATTTTTTCTTTAAAAGGTGATGTTTTAGAAATTTTTCCAGCTTGAAGCGATGCTTTTAATATCAGAGTGGAATTTTTTGGAAATATAATTGAGGCAATAAACATAATTCATCCAGTTTCAAAATCAATAATAAAATCATATAATTCTTTCACAGTTTATCCCGCAACTGCTTATAGTGTGAAAAAAAATATAATTAACAGAGCGATCGAAACCATCAAAATTGAGCTGGGTGAGCAGCTCGAATTTTTTGAAAAAAATAATAAATTAGTCGAAAAACAACGACTAAAAGACCGAGTCAATAATGATATTGACTCGCTTTCTGAATTCGGAATTTGTTCAGGAATTGAGAATTATGCCCGCCATATTGACGGACGCCAAAAAGGCGAAAAACCATTTAGTTTACTAGATTATTTACCCCAAGACGGCCTAATTTTTATTGATGAATCCCATATTATGATCAGCCAAATTAAGGGCATGTATGAAGGTGATCGAAGCCGAAAACAAACCTTGGTTGACTATGGTTATCGACTACCTTCAGCTCTTGATAATCGGCCCTTAAAACTCAGTGAATTTGAGAAATATCAACAGGCAAAAATTTATGTTTCAGCCACACCGGCCAGCTATGAAATTGATAAAACAAATGGCGAAATTGTCTCGCAAATTATCAGACCAACTGGACTAATTGATCCAGAAATAGTAATTGAATCTACCAAAAATCAAATGGAGAAAATTTTTCAGTATTTGCTAAAACAGAAGGAAAAAAAAGAAAGAAGTCTCATTTTAACTACCACAAAACGACTGGCCGAAGAAATCAGCAAGTATCTCCAGGAAGAAAAATTACAAAATGTCTATTATTTGCACTCAGAAATGACGACTTTTGAGCGCGATGAAATCATAATTAAGCTTCGAAAAGGAATTTATGATGCAATTGTCGGGATAAATTTACTTCGTGAAGGCGTTGATATCCCGGAAGTTTCTTTGATTTTTGTTCTTGAAGCCGGTCTTGTTTCTTTTTTGCGATCAGAATCTTCTCTAATCCAAATTATCGGGCGGGCTGCCCGTAACGATCATGGAAAAGTTATCCTTTTTACCGATACAGTCACTGAAACTATTGAAAAAGTTTTAAAAGATAATGAAAATAAAAGAAAAATTCAAATTGAATACAACCAAAAAAACAAAATTATCCCAAAAACAATAAAAAAACCGATTCCCGACAGCATCAATCCAAACA
Protein-coding sequences here:
- the uvrB gene encoding excinuclease ABC subunit UvrB, whose product is MFCVKIFLKNFKKVIGFNMLIEKEFKKFKLVANYKPSGDQPKAIKNLINGIKSGKKSQVLLGVTGSGKTFTMANVIAYFNKPVIILSHNKTLASQLYSEFKEFFPENRVEFYISYFDFYRPEAYLPTKDVYLEKTSKTNFDLETMRMSALNALMMRNDTIVIASVAAIYGTLNPDEYQDNFLVLEVDQEIKPNELALKLARIKYENNQIEQKPGIFSLKGDVLEIFPAWSDAFNIRVEFFGNIIEAINIIHPVSKSIIKSYNSFTVYPATAYSVKKNIINRAIETIKIELGEQLEFFEKNNKLVEKQRLKDRVNNDIDSLSEFGICSGIENYARHIDGRQKGEKPFSLLDYLPQDGLIFIDESHIMISQIKGMYEGDRSRKQTLVDYGYRLPSALDNRPLKLSEFEKYQQAKIYVSATPASYEIDKTNGEIVSQIIRPTGLIDPEIVIESTKNQMEKIFQYLLKQKEKKERSLILTTTKRLAEEISKYLQEEKLQNVYYLHSEMTTFERDEIIIKLRKGIYDAIVGINLLREGVDIPEVSLIFVLEAGLVSFLRSESSLIQIIGRAARNDHGKVILFTDTVTETIEKVLKDNENKRKIQIEYNQKNKIIPKTIKKPIPDSINPNSLKISKVLREKQKDKKEMENYIKILEKEMKIAADANRFEEAIQIRDLIAEIKLKI
- the leuS gene encoding leucine--tRNA ligase: MLDHRAIEKKWQDYWYKNKVFKTTETSRKKAYILDMFPYPSASGLHLGHPIGYTASDIVARFKRLNGFDVLHPMGWDAFGLPAEQYAIKTGNHPGEFTKRNIENFKKQIISFGFSYDWDKEINTSDPEFYVQTQWIFKLLYKANLAEIREVEVNWCPELGTVLANEELKREKNGALVSERGNFPVILKKMKQWVLKITEYAQKLLDGLDQVDFPDSLKTLQKKWIGKSKGWKIKFLIEKTGEFLEIFTTKIETFYGVSFLALAPLHNFAQKLAKNKEKISQFIEQNSFSSPKLQSKMTGIFTGLYAVHPLNSSKIPIYITNYVLNNYATSAIMGVPAHNLADLEFAQIFQIDYVKVINQENLLINSAEFSGLTIKEGANSIFSKLNSMNLVQKTTIFRLKDWVFSRQRYWGEPFPVYFDEKGKIYLEEKIVELPHTDKIMPSGDGQSPLASIKDWVFFEKNGKYYRRETNTMPQWSGSSWYYLAFILKEKDKYLPLDSKIAYDKFKKWLPVDLYIGGQEHAVGHLIYSRFWHKVLFDAGIVPNSEPFQKIIHQGMLLGSDGQKMSKSKGNTINPTEIIDKFGADTIRIFLMFMGPIGDLRLWDENGVVSIFNWIQRVQRTILADYKIDPELEKDYEFTYFFNNFVFEITNLIETFKFNVAISKLMVYINFLNKKQKIPSKNYLTDFLIIFSVFAPHTAEELLEKLGQKPLNFQIWPQFDRSKIFKNTFHLPVSINGKNRGILELTDEKSQEEIIEIAKKDYKIRNYLQNKQIIKVIYIPRKILNFILKNN